A section of the Oncorhynchus nerka isolate Pitt River linkage group LG3, Oner_Uvic_2.0, whole genome shotgun sequence genome encodes:
- the sf3b1 gene encoding splicing factor 3B subunit 1 isoform X3, with protein MDVMKEQHLTKEEKEIRQQMAEKAKTGDLKAVNGSAASQAAAAAAKRKRRWDQTAEKQDQSGTPSNTGTPKKMSSWDQADQAAEQTPGHTPGHTPSNSRWDETPGRNKGSETPGATPSSRMWDPTPSHTPAGAATPGRGDTPGHTTPGHGGATGSVRKNRWDETPKTERETPGHGSGWAETPRTDRGDESVGETPTPGASKRKSRWDETPASQMGSSTPLMTPGKTPIGTPAMNMATPSPGHLMSMTPEQLQAWRWEREIDERNRPLTDDELDAMFPEGYKVLPPPAGYVPIRTPARKLSATPTPMGGMTGFHMQQEDRSMKQINDQPSGNLPFLKPDDIQYFDKLLVEVDESTLSPEEQKERKIMKLLLKIKNGTPPMRKAALRQITDKAREFGAGPLFNQILPLLMSPTLEDQERHLLVKVIDRILYKLDDLVRPYVHKILVVIEPLLIDEDYYARVEGREIISNLAKAAGLATMISTMRPDIDNMDEYVRNTTARAFAVVASALGIPSLLPFLKAVCKSKKSWQARHTGIKIVQQIAILMGCAILPHLRSLVEIIEHGLVDEQQKVRTISALAIAALAEAATPYGIESFDSVLKPLWKGIRQHRGKGLAAFLKAIGYLIPLMDAEYANYYTREVMLILIREFQSPDEEMKKIVLKVVKQCCGTDGVEANYIKTEILPPFFKHFWQHRMALDRRNYRQLVDTTVELANKVGAAEIISRIVDDLKDEAEQYRKMVMETIEKIMGNLGAADIDHKLEEQLIDGILYAFQEQTTEDSVMLNGFGTVVNALGKRVKPYLPQICGTVLWRLNNKSAKVRQQAADLISRTAVVMKTCQEEKLMGHLGVVLYEYLGEEYPEVLGSILGALKAIVNVIGMHKMTPPIKDLLPRLTPILKNRHEKVQENCIDLVGRIADRGAEYVSAREWMRICFELLELLKAHKKAIRRATVNTFGYIAKAIGPHDVLATLLNNLKVQERQNRVCTTVAIAIVAETCSPFTVLPALMNEYRVPELNVQNGVLKSLSFLFEYIGEMGKDYIYAVTPLLEDALMDRDLVHRQTASAVVQHMSLGVYGFGCEDSLNHLLNYVWPNVFETSPHVIQAVMGALEGLRVAIGPCRMLQYCLQGLFHPARKVRDVYWKIYNSIYIGSQDALIAHYPHVYNDEKNPYLRYELEYFL; from the exons ATGGATGTCATGAAGGAGCAGCACCTGACCAAAGAGGAG AAAGAGATCCGTCAGCAGATGGCAGAAAAGGCCAAGACGGGAGACCTGAAGGCTGTCAACGGCTCTGCTGCCTCCCAGGCTGCCGCTGCCGCCGCCAAGCGCAAACGCCGCTGGGACCAGACGGCCGAGAAACAGGACCAATCAGGAACCCCCAGCAACACCGGCACACCCAAGAAGATGTCTAGCTGGGACCAGGCTGACCAGGCTGCTGAG CAGACCCCAGGACACACCCCTGGCCACACCCCCTCCAACAGCCGCTGGGACGAGACCCCTGGCAGGAATAAGGGCAGCGAGACCCCAGGGGCCACTCCCAGCTCCCGGATGTGGGACCCAACCCCCAGCCACACCCCGGCCGGAGCAGCCACCCCGGGCAGGGGGGACACACCGGGACACACCACCCCCGGACATGGGGGAGCCACAGGCAGCGTGCGCAAAAACCGTTGGGATGAGACCCCCAAGACTGAGAGGGAGACCCCTGGTCATGGTAGTGGTTGGGCCGAGACTCCCCGTACAGACAGAGGAGACGAGTCTGTGGGAGAGACCCCCACCCCCGGGGCCAGTAAGAGGAAGTCCCGTTGGGACGAGACCCCTGCCAGCCAGATGGGCTCTTCCACTCCACTGATGACCCCTGGGAAGACCCCCATTGGAACCCCTGCCATGAATATGGCCACTCCCTCTCCAG GTCACCTGATGAGCATGACCCCAGAGCAGCTGCAGGCGTGGCGTTGGGAGAGGGAGATCGATGAGAGAAACCGACCTCTCACAGACGATGAGCTGGACGCCATGTTCCCAGAGGGATACAAG GTCCTTCCCCCACCAGCAGGCTATGTGCCCATCCGTACCCCGGCCCGGAAGCTGTCTGCCACACCCACACCCATGGGGGGCATGACGGGCTTCCACATGCAGCAGGAGGACCGCTCCATGAAGCAGATCAACGACCAGCCCAGTGGGAACCTGCCCTTCCTCAAACCAGACGACATCCAGTACTTTGATAAACTGCTGGTTGAGGTAGATGAGTCCACTCTGAGCCCAGAGGAACAGAAGGAGCGTAAGATCATGAAACTGCTGCTGAAGATCAAGAACGGAACACCTCCCATGAGAAAG GCTGCCCTGCGTCAGATCACAGACAAGGCGAGGGAGTTTGGAGCAGGGCCCCTGTTCAACCAGATCCTGCCCCTGCTCATGTCTCCTACTCTGGAGGACCAGGAGCGCCACCTACTGGTCAAGGTCATCGACCGCATCCTCTACAAGCTGGACGATCTCGTCCGCCCATACGTACACaag ATCCTGGTGGTGATTGAGCCCCTGCTGATTGATGAAGATTACTACgccagagtggagggcagagagaTCATCTCTAACTTGGCCAAG GCTGCCGGCCTGGCCACTATGATCTCCACCATGAGGCCTGATATTGACAACATGGATGAGTATGTCAGAAATACAACAGCCAGAGCTTTCGCTGTCGTAGCGTCCGCTCTGGGTATCCCATCCCTTCTGCCCTTCCTCAAGGCTGTGTGTAAGAGCAAGAAGTCATGGCAGGCCCGCCACACGGGCATCAAGATTGTCCAGCAGATCGCCATCCTCATGGGTTGTGCCATCTTGCCCCATCTGAGGAGTTTGGTGGAGATCATCGAGCATG GTCTGGTGGATGAGCAGCAGAAGGTGCGGACCATCAGTGCCCTGGCCATTGCTGCCCTGGCGGAGGCTGCCACTCCCTATGGTATCGAGTCCTTTGACTCCGTACTCAAACCCCTGTGGAAGGGTATCAGACAGCACAGAGGAAAG GGTCTGGCTGCGTTCCTGAAGGCCATTGGCTACCTGATCCCTCTAATGGATGCTGAGTATGCtaactactacaccagagaggtCATGTTGATCCTCATCAGAGAGTTCCAGTCCCCTGACGAGGAGATGAAGAAGATCGTGCTCAAG gTGGTGAAACAGTGCTGTGGTACTGACGGTGTGGAGGCCAACTACATCAAGACAGAGATCCTGCCCCCCTTCTTCAAGCACTTCTGGCAGCACAGGATGGCCCTGGACAGACGCAACTATAGACAG CTGGTggacaccacagtagagctggcCAACAAGGTGGGAGCAGCAGAGATCATCTCTCGTATAGTAGATGACCTGAAGGACGAAGCAGAGCAGTACAGGAAGATGGTGATGGAGACCATAGAGAAGATCATGGGGAACCTGGGAGCTGCTGACATCGACCACAAGCTGGAGGAGCAGCTGATCGACGGCATCCTGTACGCCTTCCAGGAACAGACCACTGAG GACTCTGTAATGCTGAACGGGTTTGGCACGGTGGTGAATGCCCTGGGGAAGAGGGTGAAGCCCTACCTGCCTCAGATCTGTGGTACGGTTCTGTGGCGTCTCAACAACAAGTCTGCCAAGGTCCGCCAGCAGGCTGCTGACCTCATCTCTCGTACCGCCGTGGTCATGAAGACCTGCCAGGAG GAGAAGCTGATGGGTCACCTGGGAGTGGTGTTATACGAGTACCTAGGAGAGGAGTATCCTGAAGTACTGGGAAGCATCCTCGGTGCTCTCAAGGCCATCGTCAACGTCATCG GCATGCATAAGATGACTCCACCAATCAAAGACCTGCTGCCGCGCCTGACGCCAATCTTGAAGAACAGACATGAGAAGGTGCAGGAGAACTGTATTGACCTGGTGGGCAGGATTGCTGACAG GGGTGCTGAGTACGTGTCGGCCAGGGAATGGATGCGGATCTGTTTTGAGCTGCTGGAGCTCCTGAAGGCCCACAAGAAGGCCATCCGCAGAGCCACTGTCAACACCTTTGGATACATCGCCAAGGCTATCGG acccCATGACGTGCTGGCCACACTACTAAACAACCTGAAGGTTCAGGAGCGTCAGAACAGAGTGTGTACTACCGTAGCCATCGCCATCGTGGCTGAGACCTGTTCTCCCTTCACCGTGCTCCCCGCGCTCATGAATGAGTACCGCGTGCCAGAGCTCAACGTGCAGAATGGCGTGCTCAAGTCTCTTTCCTTCCTGTTTGAGTACATTGGGGAGATGGGCAAGGACTACATTTACGCTGTCACACCCCTGCTGGAGGACGCActgatggacag AGACTTggtccacagacagacagccagtgcCGTGGTGCAGCACATGTCCCTGGGTGTCTACGGCTTCGGCTGTGAAGACTCTCTCAACCACCTGCTCAACTATGTGTGGCCCAACGTGTTTGAGACGTCGCCCCACGTCATCCAGGCTGTGATGGGGGCCTTGGAAGGCCTCAGGGTGGCCATCGGCCCCTGCCGCATGCTGCAGTATTGCCTACAG ggTCTGTTCCACCCAGCCAGGAAGGTGCGAGACGTCTACTGGAAGATCTACAACTCCATCTACATCGGCTCCCAGGATGCTCTCATTGCTCATTACCCACACGTCTACAACGATGAGAAGAACCCTTACCTCCGCTATGAGCTGGAGTACTTCTTGTGA